In bacterium, a single genomic region encodes these proteins:
- a CDS encoding helix-turn-helix transcriptional regulator produces MAKTPDRYALAGQALRRLRKERGFTLEELAERAEISVSYLSHIERGTRQAPLTTLESLAQILGMNLYELFSPSSSVSTHEKPSSYDAKIHGMLKKMTEKEKKSLHGLLKQFHHKKP; encoded by the coding sequence ATGGCGAAAACACCGGATCGTTACGCTTTAGCGGGTCAAGCCCTGCGCCGCCTCCGCAAGGAACGAGGTTTTACCCTGGAGGAATTGGCCGAAAGGGCAGAGATCTCGGTGAGCTATTTGAGCCATATCGAACGGGGGACCCGGCAGGCGCCCCTGACCACCCTGGAATCCCTGGCCCAGATCCTGGGAATGAACCTTTATGAGCTCTTCAGCCCATCCTCTTCGGTCTCGACCCATGAAAAGCCGTCCAGTTATGACGCGAAGATCCACGGCATGCTGAAAAAGATGACCGAAAAAGAAAAGAAAAGCCTGCACGGCCTGTTGAAACAGTTCCACCACAAGAAACCCTGA
- a CDS encoding citrate synthase: MATKELSQADSGLEDIIATSTSVCSIENGVLCYRGYNIDDLAENTTFGEVTHLLFYGSLPTRPQLEKLRNEIALGGKLPPAFLDLVQRFPLNVPPMDWLRTAVSALSFFDPDAKDNSAEANLRKSIRLTGQIPTLVAAFDRLRNKKSILEPQPGKSLAWNFLHQLTGGEPDETSVKTFDTCLILHADHELNASTFAARVTAATLSDVHSAVTSAIGTLKGPLHGGANEQVMLMLQKIGDASKVEAWIRDALVRKEKIMGFGHRVYKNGDPRAKHLMRMSEAMGKLKGETKWYEMSRVIDRVVQSEKKLLPNVDFYSASTYHYLGIPTDLFTPIFACSRVTGWTAHVMEQLAHNRLIRPRAEYLGARDQKVTPIDKR; the protein is encoded by the coding sequence ATGGCGACCAAGGAATTATCGCAGGCCGACTCCGGCTTGGAGGACATCATCGCCACGAGCACGTCGGTCTGTTCCATCGAGAACGGGGTGCTTTGCTACCGGGGCTACAACATCGACGACCTGGCCGAGAACACCACATTCGGCGAGGTGACCCACCTTCTTTTCTACGGAAGCCTGCCGACCCGCCCCCAGTTGGAAAAACTGCGCAACGAGATCGCTTTGGGCGGCAAACTCCCTCCCGCCTTCCTGGACCTGGTCCAACGGTTCCCTTTGAACGTCCCGCCGATGGATTGGCTCCGGACCGCCGTTTCGGCCCTTTCCTTTTTTGACCCCGACGCCAAGGACAACAGCGCCGAGGCCAATCTCCGTAAGTCCATCCGCCTGACGGGCCAGATCCCCACCCTGGTGGCGGCCTTTGACCGTCTGCGCAACAAGAAGTCCATCCTGGAGCCCCAGCCGGGCAAGAGCCTGGCCTGGAACTTCCTTCATCAACTGACCGGCGGGGAACCGGACGAAACCTCGGTCAAGACCTTCGATACCTGCCTGATCCTCCACGCCGACCACGAACTGAACGCCTCGACCTTCGCCGCCCGGGTGACGGCGGCCACCCTGAGCGACGTGCATTCGGCGGTCACTTCGGCCATCGGCACCCTCAAGGGACCTCTGCACGGCGGAGCCAACGAGCAGGTCATGCTGATGCTCCAGAAGATCGGGGACGCCTCCAAGGTGGAAGCCTGGATCCGCGACGCCCTGGTGCGCAAGGAGAAGATCATGGGCTTCGGCCACCGGGTCTATAAGAACGGCGACCCCCGCGCCAAGCACCTCATGCGGATGTCCGAGGCCATGGGCAAGCTCAAGGGCGAGACCAAATGGTATGAGATGTCCCGTGTCATCGACCGGGTGGTCCAGAGCGAGAAGAAGCTCCTGCCCAACGTGGATTTCTACTCCGCGTCCACCTACCACTACCTGGGCATCCCGACCGACCTTTTCACGCCCATCTTCGCCTGCAGCCGCGTGACGGGCTGGACGGCCCACGTGATGGAACAGTTGGCCCACAACCGCCTGATCCGGCCCCGCGCCGAGTATTTGGGCGCCCGGGACCAGAAAGTCACGCCGATCGATAAGCGATAA
- a CDS encoding DUF1573 domain-containing protein — protein sequence MRFRIFLSLLIAAPMALRAQQTSTTPVVDAKHAPKIACARPNFDFGNVDEGPDITHEFHCKNTGHGKLIVTGVSTSCGCTAAVAQKADVKGGAPSYPVTFAPGEPVLIKATYHTSGRPGHATKIITVACNDPSNPNFQLKLDMTVVRDIDIQPSEHLYLYGVKKGEKRTSTIKILGKPNHPLHVLSATPKNGTVTVTSLTPFEDPNEHRSGATLVVDLSEGLTIGGFTDEILVKTDSPKKPELTISVLGEIRGNVQFNPKTLYFSPHQDVPVTVTFQADNPNGFAIRSVKSANHLTRPHVVKTTGPDGKDQYSVVVSCISDLPKDSDGKDQVLVTTNDPEMTQISIDAQVNK from the coding sequence ATGAGATTCCGTATTTTTTTGAGCCTTTTGATCGCCGCGCCCATGGCCCTTCGGGCCCAGCAAACCTCGACGACCCCGGTGGTGGACGCCAAGCACGCCCCCAAGATCGCCTGTGCCCGTCCCAATTTCGATTTTGGGAACGTGGACGAGGGGCCGGACATCACCCATGAGTTCCATTGCAAGAACACAGGCCACGGGAAGCTCATCGTCACCGGCGTCTCCACCTCCTGCGGCTGCACGGCCGCGGTCGCCCAAAAAGCCGACGTCAAGGGCGGGGCCCCCAGCTATCCGGTGACCTTCGCTCCGGGTGAGCCGGTCCTGATCAAGGCCACCTACCACACCTCCGGTCGTCCCGGCCACGCCACCAAGATCATCACGGTCGCGTGCAACGACCCCTCCAATCCCAATTTCCAGTTGAAGCTCGACATGACCGTCGTGCGGGACATCGATATCCAGCCTTCCGAACACCTCTACCTCTACGGCGTCAAGAAGGGCGAAAAACGGACCTCCACCATCAAGATCCTGGGGAAACCCAACCACCCGTTGCATGTGCTTTCGGCCACCCCGAAGAATGGGACGGTGACCGTCACCTCCTTGACGCCCTTTGAGGACCCGAACGAGCACCGCTCCGGGGCGACCCTGGTGGTCGACCTGTCCGAGGGCCTCACCATCGGCGGGTTCACCGATGAGATCCTGGTGAAGACCGACAGCCCCAAGAAACCCGAGCTCACCATCTCGGTCCTCGGCGAGATCCGGGGCAACGTCCAGTTCAACCCCAAGACCCTTTATTTTTCGCCCCACCAGGATGTGCCCGTGACCGTTACCTTCCAGGCGGACAATCCGAACGGATTCGCCATCCGCAGCGTGAAGTCGGCCAATCACCTGACCCGTCCCCACGTGGTGAAGACCACCGGGCCGGACGGCAAGGACCAATATTCGGTGGTGGTCAGCTGTATCAGCGACCTGCCCAAGGACAGCGATGGGAAGGACCAGGTCCTTGTCACCACCAATGACCCGGAGATGACCCAGATCAGCATCGACGCCCAGGTGAACAAGTAG
- a CDS encoding sugar ABC transporter permease, with translation MKETKTQVPWRALTMVGALLLIWIIFSITTDGIFLQPRNLSLLMRQMAVTSILAIGMVLVIVAGQIDLSVGAMTGFLGAVSAYLYVTQGWPLGATFLSTLLLGALLGHLQGHLVTWFNIPPFIVTLGGMLIFQGALLGMTGGVAISPSPDFLYVGQAYIHKTVGWGLMVAAVVVLLFLALKAKGLGRLKWGGLAALVALFITILNLYEGIPIPVLLMILLAALFSILATQTPFGRHLYAIGGNAEAAFYSGIDIKRHIVMTFTLMGAMVGVAGIVLTARVGAATSDAGRMMELDAIAAAVIGGTSLMGGRGTVWGAIVGGLVMASLDNGMSLMNTEAFWQPIIKGSILIIAVALDMMGRKGKN, from the coding sequence ATGAAAGAAACCAAGACGCAGGTCCCCTGGCGGGCCTTGACCATGGTGGGGGCCCTGCTCCTCATCTGGATCATCTTTTCCATCACGACGGACGGCATCTTCCTCCAGCCCCGCAACCTTTCGCTCTTGATGCGGCAAATGGCGGTCACCTCCATCCTGGCCATCGGAATGGTGCTGGTCATCGTGGCCGGGCAGATCGACCTGTCGGTGGGGGCCATGACGGGGTTCCTGGGCGCGGTCTCGGCCTATCTCTATGTGACCCAGGGATGGCCCCTGGGGGCCACCTTCTTATCCACCCTGCTCCTGGGGGCGCTCCTGGGGCATCTTCAAGGGCATCTGGTCACCTGGTTCAACATCCCTCCCTTCATTGTGACCTTGGGCGGCATGCTCATCTTTCAGGGAGCCTTGCTGGGGATGACCGGTGGCGTGGCCATCAGCCCCTCGCCCGATTTCCTCTATGTAGGACAGGCCTATATCCACAAGACGGTCGGATGGGGATTGATGGTGGCCGCGGTCGTGGTGCTTCTTTTCCTCGCGCTGAAGGCGAAAGGGTTGGGCCGGTTGAAATGGGGGGGATTGGCGGCCCTGGTCGCGCTTTTCATCACGATCCTGAACCTTTATGAGGGCATCCCCATCCCGGTGCTCTTGATGATCCTGTTGGCCGCCCTTTTCTCGATCCTGGCCACCCAAACGCCCTTCGGCCGGCACCTTTACGCCATCGGGGGGAACGCGGAAGCGGCTTTTTATTCGGGCATCGACATCAAACGGCACATCGTGATGACCTTCACCTTGATGGGGGCCATGGTGGGGGTCGCGGGCATCGTCTTGACCGCCCGGGTGGGGGCCGCCACCTCGGACGCGGGGCGCATGATGGAACTGGACGCCATCGCCGCGGCCGTCATCGGAGGGACCTCCCTCATGGGCGGGAGGGGGACGGTCTGGGGCGCCATCGTGGGAGGGCTCGTCATGGCGTCCCTCGACAACGGCATGAGCCTCATGAACACCGAAGCTTTCTGGCAGCCCATCATCAAGGGGAGCATCCTGATCATCGCAGTGGCGCTGGACATGATGGGACGAAAAGGGAAGAACTGA
- a CDS encoding ATP-binding cassette domain-containing protein, whose amino-acid sequence MSLLELKNITKEFPGVKALDGVSFDLQKGEIHALCGENGAGKSTLIKILCGYHPAGSYGGEVRLDGQIVHFKDLGGSEEKGIALIAQELALVPEMSVAENLLLGRWPERGGFIQWDAVLREARRALDLVGLSIDPMLPVRELGIGQQQMIEIAKALSKKARILVLDEPTAALTESDAKRLLEFLKQLRRQGVSSIYISHRLEEVGRIADRVTVLRDGRSITTQPMAKLSQMTIISHMVGRKVKNLYPRPKTRAGKTLLGVKDFSVEDPANPGRYVVCDVSFDVKAGEVLGIAGLMGSGRTALLSSLFGAARGRTQGSLWVEGKSHPLFHSPQKAIEAGVALVSEDRKRFGLVLESTVEENLILATMRRLVRHGFLDHSRILAECGTQVAAMRIKTPSLSVWVNKLSGGNQQKVVLGKWLMTKPRVLFLDEPTRGIDVGAKAEIYELMGQLAGQGIGIVLVSSDLPEILGLSHRVLVLNQGRMAAELKAGQATPERVLAAAALKGHKNKKGVSG is encoded by the coding sequence ATGTCGCTCCTTGAACTTAAGAACATAACGAAGGAATTCCCCGGGGTGAAGGCCCTGGATGGAGTGTCCTTCGACCTCCAAAAGGGTGAGATCCACGCCCTTTGCGGCGAGAACGGCGCGGGGAAAAGCACCCTCATCAAGATCCTCTGCGGCTACCACCCGGCCGGGTCCTACGGCGGGGAGGTCCGGCTCGACGGCCAGATCGTTCATTTCAAGGACCTGGGAGGGTCCGAAGAGAAGGGCATCGCCCTCATCGCCCAGGAACTGGCCCTGGTCCCCGAGATGTCGGTGGCTGAGAACCTCCTTTTGGGCCGTTGGCCCGAACGAGGCGGGTTCATCCAGTGGGATGCCGTGCTCCGGGAAGCGCGAAGGGCCCTGGACCTGGTGGGCCTTTCGATCGACCCGATGCTTCCGGTCAGGGAGTTGGGGATCGGCCAGCAACAGATGATCGAGATCGCCAAGGCCCTTTCGAAAAAGGCCCGGATCCTGGTGCTCGACGAACCGACGGCCGCCCTGACCGAATCGGACGCGAAGCGTCTCCTGGAGTTCCTCAAACAGCTTCGCCGTCAGGGTGTTTCCTCCATCTATATCAGCCACCGGCTGGAGGAAGTCGGCCGGATCGCGGACCGGGTCACGGTTCTTCGCGACGGACGGTCCATCACGACCCAACCCATGGCCAAATTGAGCCAGATGACCATCATTTCCCACATGGTGGGCCGGAAGGTGAAGAACCTCTATCCCAGGCCCAAGACCCGGGCGGGAAAGACCCTCCTGGGGGTGAAGGATTTCTCGGTGGAGGACCCGGCCAATCCGGGCCGTTACGTGGTGTGCGACGTGTCTTTCGACGTGAAGGCAGGGGAAGTGCTGGGCATCGCCGGGCTCATGGGGTCGGGCCGGACCGCCCTCCTGAGCTCCCTATTCGGGGCCGCCCGGGGCCGGACCCAGGGGTCCTTGTGGGTGGAAGGAAAGTCCCATCCGCTTTTCCATTCGCCCCAAAAGGCCATCGAGGCCGGGGTCGCCCTGGTCAGTGAGGACCGCAAGCGTTTCGGGCTTGTCCTGGAAAGCACGGTGGAGGAGAACCTCATCCTGGCCACCATGCGCCGCCTGGTCCGGCATGGGTTCCTCGACCACTCCCGGATCCTGGCCGAGTGCGGCACTCAGGTCGCGGCCATGCGGATCAAGACGCCGTCCTTAAGCGTCTGGGTCAACAAGCTCTCCGGCGGGAACCAGCAAAAGGTGGTCCTGGGCAAATGGTTGATGACCAAGCCAAGGGTCCTCTTCCTGGACGAGCCCACCCGGGGGATCGACGTGGGGGCCAAGGCGGAGATCTATGAGCTGATGGGGCAATTGGCGGGACAGGGGATCGGCATCGTCCTGGTCTCTTCCGATCTACCCGAGATATTGGGGTTGAGCCACCGGGTGCTGGTCCTGAACCAGGGCCGGATGGCCGCGGAACTGAAGGCCGGACAGGCGACCCCGGAACGGGTCCTGGCCGCGGCGGCATTGAAGGGCCACAAAAACAAAAAAGGGGTATCGGGATGA
- the xylF gene encoding D-xylose ABC transporter substrate-binding protein, which translates to MRSKLVSVIALTALFLSGCGKHDSGGIKIGLSLDTLKEERWQHDRDLFVAKAKSLGAEVLVQAANSDDALQNSQAENLLTQGVNVLVVVPHDGKSSATIVESAHKSGVPVIAYDRLIRNCDLDLYVTLDPYQVGVQQADYAVKHKPQGRYLLIGGAPTDNNAVLVRNGQMSVLKPYIARGDIKIVGDQWAKDWQPNEALKITENALTKNNNKIDAIIVSNDGTAGGAIQALNEQKLAGKVLVTGQDADLAACQRIVQGTQSMTVYKPLAKLADKAAEVAVAMALKKPVTEATSKVNNGKIDVPSILLPTIQVDKDNLDATVIADGFQKKEDVYKK; encoded by the coding sequence ATGAGATCCAAGCTCGTGTCGGTCATCGCTTTGACGGCCCTATTCCTGTCCGGTTGCGGGAAGCACGATTCAGGCGGCATCAAGATCGGCCTGTCCCTCGACACCCTCAAGGAGGAACGCTGGCAGCACGACCGGGACCTTTTCGTGGCGAAGGCCAAGTCCTTGGGCGCCGAAGTGCTGGTCCAGGCGGCCAATTCGGACGATGCCCTGCAGAATTCCCAGGCGGAGAACCTCCTGACCCAGGGCGTGAACGTCCTGGTCGTTGTCCCGCACGACGGCAAGAGCTCGGCCACCATCGTGGAATCGGCCCATAAATCGGGCGTGCCCGTCATCGCCTATGACCGGCTCATCCGGAACTGCGACCTGGACCTTTACGTGACCCTCGATCCCTACCAGGTGGGGGTGCAACAGGCCGATTACGCGGTCAAGCACAAGCCCCAAGGGCGGTATCTCCTCATCGGCGGGGCCCCGACGGACAACAACGCCGTCCTGGTGCGCAACGGCCAGATGAGCGTGTTGAAACCCTACATCGCCCGGGGCGATATCAAGATCGTGGGGGACCAGTGGGCCAAGGATTGGCAGCCCAATGAGGCCTTGAAGATCACCGAGAACGCGCTCACCAAGAACAACAACAAGATCGACGCCATCATCGTGTCCAATGACGGCACCGCCGGGGGCGCCATCCAGGCCTTGAACGAACAGAAGCTGGCGGGGAAGGTGCTGGTCACGGGCCAGGACGCGGACCTGGCCGCCTGCCAACGAATCGTCCAGGGTACCCAGAGCATGACGGTCTACAAGCCCCTCGCCAAGCTCGCCGATAAGGCGGCCGAGGTGGCGGTGGCCATGGCCCTCAAAAAGCCGGTGACCGAGGCGACCTCCAAGGTCAACAACGGCAAGATCGATGTACCGTCCATCCTCCTGCCCACCATCCAAGTGGACAAGGACAACCTGGACGCCACCGTCATCGCCGACGGTTTCCAGAAAAAAGAGGATGTTTATAAAAAGTGA
- a CDS encoding PilT/PilU family type 4a pilus ATPase, whose product MAQIDPYLQSCVECKGSDLHVSSGSPVYVRQLGRLSPITEPMPPEACEALIFEILDPAIQEKVREEWEVDTSYTMPNGERFRVNAYRQRKGWDAVFRHFSSVVPTLDGLGLPPILKKFSDSNQGLILITGPGRSGKSTTCAALVDHMNSESDEHIITIEDPIEYIHKRKLSLVNQRSVGPHTKSFSAALRSALREDPDIIMVGEMRDYETMSLALTASETGHLVIGTLHTGSAAATISRVINLFPAAERSQAVASLSESLVGIVSQRLLVDALGMNMVPAFEILVNSLAMANTIRSEEYHKIPSMIATGASQGMQTMAASLAQLVAAKKITQAQADEILAEES is encoded by the coding sequence ATGGCCCAGATCGACCCCTACCTCCAGAGCTGCGTCGAATGTAAAGGCTCGGACCTTCATGTGTCCTCCGGTTCCCCCGTCTACGTGCGCCAGTTGGGCCGTTTGAGCCCCATCACCGAACCCATGCCCCCCGAGGCCTGCGAGGCCCTGATCTTCGAGATCCTCGACCCCGCGATCCAGGAGAAGGTCCGCGAGGAATGGGAGGTGGACACCTCCTACACCATGCCCAACGGGGAGCGGTTCCGGGTGAACGCCTACCGGCAGCGCAAGGGCTGGGACGCGGTCTTCCGCCATTTCAGTTCCGTCGTCCCCACCCTGGATGGGTTGGGCCTCCCGCCCATCCTGAAGAAATTCTCCGACTCGAACCAAGGGCTCATCCTCATCACCGGCCCCGGCCGCTCGGGCAAATCCACCACCTGCGCCGCCCTGGTGGACCACATGAACAGCGAGAGCGACGAGCACATCATCACCATCGAGGACCCGATCGAATATATCCATAAGCGGAAGCTGTCCCTGGTCAATCAGCGCAGCGTCGGTCCCCACACCAAGAGCTTCTCGGCGGCCCTGCGCAGCGCCTTGCGGGAGGACCCGGACATCATCATGGTGGGCGAGATGCGGGACTACGAGACCATGAGCCTGGCCCTGACCGCCTCCGAGACGGGACACCTGGTCATCGGGACCCTCCACACCGGTTCCGCCGCCGCCACCATTTCCCGGGTCATCAATCTCTTCCCCGCCGCTGAACGCTCCCAGGCCGTGGCCAGCCTCTCCGAAAGCCTGGTGGGTATCGTCTCCCAGCGGCTCCTGGTGGACGCCCTGGGGATGAACATGGTGCCCGCCTTCGAGATCCTGGTGAACTCGCTGGCCATGGCCAATACCATCCGGTCCGAGGAATACCACAAGATCCCTTCCATGATCGCCACCGGGGCCTCGCAGGGCATGCAGACCATGGCCGCCTCCTTGGCCCAGTTGGTGGCGGCGAAAAAGATCACCCAGGCCCAGGCCGACGAGATCCTCGCGGAGGAAAGCTGA
- a CDS encoding type IV pilus twitching motility protein PilT, which translates to MSTIDGLFQKMVGLKASDLHLTIGNPPLIRAKGELVPLEEWILTQDMMHGLLYETMTPEQWEVAWVRRDYDYAYEVPGLARFRSNVFFNQQGMAAVFRTIPTKILTLEELGMPPVVKTLAKVKRGLILVTGPTGSGKSTTLAGVIDEINGTREANILTIEDPIEFVHPVKKCKITQREVHRDTHSFKAALRSSMRQDPDIILVGEMRDYETISLAISAAEMGVLVFGTLHTNSAAKTVDRIINVFPPDEREMARGALAASVKGIVAQQLCPTKDGKGRCAAVEILVYEKSLPNLIRTGKVSGLNSLIELNSKAGMQTMDQCLMRYFEEGRITAEQAYLKANEKKKFQPLMEKEQAEANKSA; encoded by the coding sequence ATGTCCACCATCGACGGCCTTTTCCAAAAGATGGTCGGCCTCAAAGCCTCCGACCTGCACCTGACCATCGGCAACCCTCCCCTCATCCGCGCCAAGGGGGAACTGGTGCCCTTGGAGGAATGGATCCTGACGCAGGACATGATGCACGGGCTGCTTTACGAGACCATGACACCGGAACAATGGGAAGTGGCCTGGGTGCGGCGCGACTATGACTACGCCTATGAAGTTCCCGGCCTGGCCCGCTTCCGTTCCAATGTCTTCTTCAACCAACAGGGCATGGCGGCGGTCTTTCGGACCATCCCGACCAAGATCCTGACCCTCGAGGAGTTAGGCATGCCCCCGGTGGTCAAGACATTGGCCAAGGTCAAACGGGGCCTCATCCTAGTCACCGGACCCACGGGAAGCGGTAAATCCACCACCCTGGCGGGGGTGATCGACGAGATCAACGGAACCCGGGAGGCCAACATCCTCACGATCGAGGATCCCATCGAGTTCGTCCATCCGGTCAAGAAGTGCAAGATCACCCAGCGGGAGGTCCACCGCGACACCCATTCCTTCAAGGCGGCGCTACGGTCCTCCATGCGGCAGGACCCGGATATCATCCTGGTGGGGGAAATGCGCGATTATGAGACCATTTCGCTCGCCATCTCGGCGGCCGAGATGGGGGTTTTGGTCTTCGGGACCCTGCATACCAACTCAGCGGCCAAGACCGTGGACCGCATCATCAATGTCTTCCCTCCCGATGAACGGGAAATGGCCCGGGGGGCCCTGGCCGCCAGCGTGAAGGGCATCGTGGCCCAACAGCTCTGCCCCACCAAGGACGGCAAGGGCCGTTGCGCGGCGGTGGAGATATTGGTCTATGAGAAGAGCCTACCCAACCTCATCCGTACCGGCAAGGTCTCGGGGTTGAACTCCCTCATCGAGTTGAACTCCAAGGCCGGGATGCAGACCATGGACCAATGCCTGATGAGGTATTTCGAGGAAGGCCGGATCACCGCCGAGCAGGCCTATCTGAAGGCCAACGAGAAAAAGAAGTTCCAGCCATTGATGGAAAAAGAACAAGCCGAAGCTAACAAGTCCGCCTGA
- the ahcY gene encoding adenosylhomocysteinase, translating to MKYHVKDLKLSAKGKDRIEWAERSMPVLRLIKQRFQKEKPLKGVKMAACLHVTTETANLLITLKAGGADVTTCASNPLSTQDDVAAALVKVHGIPTFAIKGEDRKTYYKHLYSALDARPNITMDDGADLVSELHSARAAQASEIIGSTEETTTGVIRLRAMEKDGVLKFPVVAVNDAKTKHFFDNRYGTGQSTMDGIIRATNVLMSGSIVVVPGYGWCGRGVAMRARGLGARVIITEVDPMKALEAVMEGYEVMPIAKAATLGDVFVTLTGDIHVIRPEHFSKMKDGAIVANSGHFNVELDLEGLKKLSKKVRTVRDFVQEYTLKNGKKVFVLGEGRLINLAAAEGHPASVMDMSFANQALAAEYVTKNHKQLRRKVYSVPENIDNEIARLKLKAIGVSIDQLTKEQEHYLSSWEMGT from the coding sequence ATGAAATACCATGTGAAGGACCTGAAACTATCGGCCAAGGGCAAGGACCGCATCGAATGGGCCGAGCGCAGCATGCCCGTGCTTCGCCTGATCAAGCAACGGTTCCAGAAGGAAAAGCCCCTCAAGGGCGTGAAGATGGCCGCCTGCCTGCACGTGACCACCGAGACCGCCAACCTTCTCATCACCCTCAAGGCCGGTGGCGCCGACGTCACTACCTGCGCCTCCAACCCCCTTTCCACCCAGGATGACGTGGCGGCGGCCCTGGTGAAGGTCCATGGCATCCCCACCTTCGCCATCAAGGGTGAGGACCGCAAGACCTACTACAAACACCTTTATTCGGCCCTGGATGCCCGGCCGAACATCACCATGGACGACGGTGCCGACCTGGTGTCCGAGCTCCATTCGGCCCGGGCCGCCCAGGCTTCCGAGATCATCGGCTCCACCGAGGAGACCACGACCGGGGTCATCCGCCTGCGGGCCATGGAGAAGGATGGGGTCCTGAAGTTCCCCGTGGTCGCGGTCAACGACGCCAAGACCAAGCATTTCTTCGATAACCGTTATGGCACCGGCCAGTCCACCATGGACGGCATCATCCGGGCCACCAACGTCCTCATGTCGGGATCCATCGTGGTCGTTCCCGGTTACGGCTGGTGCGGCCGTGGGGTCGCCATGCGCGCCCGCGGGCTTGGCGCGCGCGTCATCATCACCGAAGTGGACCCCATGAAGGCCCTGGAAGCGGTCATGGAAGGCTACGAGGTCATGCCCATCGCGAAGGCCGCCACCCTGGGCGATGTCTTCGTGACCTTGACCGGCGACATCCATGTCATCCGACCCGAGCATTTCTCCAAGATGAAGGATGGGGCCATCGTGGCCAATTCGGGCCACTTCAACGTGGAGTTGGACCTGGAAGGCTTGAAGAAGCTCTCCAAGAAGGTCCGCACGGTCCGCGATTTCGTGCAGGAATACACCCTGAAGAACGGCAAGAAGGTCTTCGTGCTGGGCGAGGGGCGCCTCATCAACCTGGCGGCCGCCGAAGGCCACCCGGCCTCGGTGATGGACATGAGCTTCGCCAACCAGGCCCTGGCCGCCGAATACGTGACCAAGAACCACAAGCAGCTGCGCCGCAAGGTCTATTCGGTGCCCGAGAACATCGACAACGAGATCGCCCGTTTGAAGTTGAAGGCCATTGGGGTCTCCATCGATCAACTGACCAAGGAACAGGAACATTACCTGTCCAGTTGGGAAATGGGGACCTGA